A window from Candidatus Dadabacteria bacterium encodes these proteins:
- a CDS encoding phenylalanine--tRNA ligase subunit beta, with translation MIFPLGWLTDYLKIDVSPEELGEMLTMAGLELEALEDKGKALVDVCVAQISSIEKHPNADRLSVCEVTDGETRYTVVCGADNMKKGDKVAFAKAGTLLPPTLKFPEGLKIERSEIRGENSEGMLCSADEIGLSGDEDGIMILSPKAELGTSMNEQIGYDGVIFEVGITPNRPDCMSIFGIAREVSAILGENLQKPVFSLKEQGESISEKAAVVVEDAEACPRYCCRLIEGVRIGPSPAWLQERLEYCGIRSVNNVVDVTNFVLLEQGQPLHAFDYDKLDEGRISVRKAGDGETIETLDGVERKLLAEDLVICSGDHPVALAGVMGGSGTEIEDATSNVLLESAYFSPVGIRKTSKRTGLKSESSSRFEKGIDINNVSFALDRAAKLISRLSGGTVAKGIIDVYPEPVSPKEISMSVDKVCNLVGISTDSQEIAELLESLGFEVLSISAGELLLRVPTFRVDIEREVDIVEEVARLLGYDNIPSVLPEVPMVARKPNVITVMEKRLRDIFVSYGFLEAINYSFESPELLRTFGFEESIRIMNPISRELSEMRMSLLPSLVKNVRLNLSRQNQDVRLFESGKVFYPKDMDQLPNEVKKFAAIATGKRAPEIWDGEKFDFFDIKSVLERSLEVLSVDSRIEFESVSPDHGFLWPGKSSAVLVDGNVLGMVGELHPHLLEKLEISESVYVLELDLSLLSIVYTSFERKFSPLPKFPSLRRDIALVVDDTVPVREILSVIKKADSGIIENAWVFDVYKGDSLEEGKKSVALSLILRNRERTLTDEDANRVQQDVLKSLEKTIGAELRSI, from the coding sequence ATGATTTTTCCTCTTGGATGGCTTACCGACTACCTCAAAATCGACGTTTCTCCGGAAGAACTGGGAGAAATGCTCACCATGGCGGGCCTGGAGCTTGAAGCGCTTGAAGACAAGGGCAAGGCTCTTGTCGATGTCTGCGTCGCCCAGATAAGCAGCATCGAAAAGCATCCGAACGCCGACAGGCTGAGCGTCTGCGAGGTTACGGACGGAGAAACCCGCTACACGGTTGTCTGCGGTGCGGACAACATGAAAAAAGGAGACAAGGTCGCTTTTGCCAAGGCCGGAACCCTTCTTCCCCCTACCTTGAAGTTTCCGGAGGGCCTCAAGATAGAACGTTCCGAGATCCGCGGGGAGAATTCCGAGGGAATGCTGTGTTCCGCGGATGAAATAGGCCTCTCGGGCGACGAAGACGGCATAATGATTCTTTCACCCAAGGCTGAGCTTGGAACCAGCATGAACGAGCAGATCGGTTACGACGGCGTTATCTTCGAGGTGGGAATTACCCCTAACCGTCCTGACTGCATGAGTATTTTCGGGATCGCAAGAGAAGTCTCTGCAATACTGGGCGAGAATCTTCAGAAACCGGTTTTTTCCTTAAAAGAGCAGGGGGAGAGTATTTCGGAAAAGGCCGCTGTAGTTGTTGAGGATGCGGAGGCATGCCCCAGATACTGCTGCCGGCTCATTGAAGGAGTCAGAATCGGTCCTTCTCCCGCGTGGCTTCAGGAGAGGCTTGAGTACTGCGGAATCCGCTCCGTTAACAATGTCGTTGACGTTACGAACTTCGTTTTGCTTGAGCAGGGACAGCCCCTTCACGCTTTTGATTACGACAAGCTTGATGAGGGTCGGATTTCCGTCAGAAAAGCTGGTGACGGAGAAACGATAGAAACGCTGGACGGGGTCGAAAGAAAGCTGCTCGCCGAGGATCTGGTTATCTGCAGCGGGGACCATCCCGTCGCGCTTGCAGGGGTCATGGGCGGATCCGGCACCGAAATAGAGGATGCGACGAGCAATGTCCTGCTTGAATCCGCTTACTTTTCTCCCGTAGGGATAAGAAAAACGTCCAAGCGAACCGGTCTCAAGAGCGAATCTTCGAGCAGGTTTGAAAAAGGCATAGATATAAACAACGTTTCGTTTGCGCTTGACCGCGCCGCCAAGCTTATAAGCCGCTTGTCCGGAGGAACAGTTGCCAAGGGGATTATCGACGTGTATCCCGAACCGGTTAGCCCAAAGGAGATCTCCATGTCGGTTGACAAGGTCTGCAATCTGGTCGGCATATCCACCGATTCCCAGGAGATAGCGGAACTTCTCGAGAGTCTCGGGTTTGAGGTCCTGAGCATCTCTGCCGGGGAGCTTTTGCTTCGGGTTCCGACTTTCAGGGTGGATATAGAACGTGAGGTGGACATAGTCGAGGAAGTCGCCCGTCTTCTGGGTTATGACAACATTCCCTCCGTCCTGCCGGAGGTTCCCATGGTAGCCAGAAAACCCAACGTGATAACTGTCATGGAGAAAAGGCTCAGGGACATTTTCGTCTCCTACGGTTTTCTTGAGGCTATAAACTACAGTTTCGAGTCTCCCGAACTTCTAAGGACGTTCGGTTTTGAGGAGTCAATCCGCATTATGAACCCGATATCGCGGGAGCTTTCGGAGATGAGGATGAGCCTTCTTCCCTCCTTGGTGAAAAACGTGAGACTCAACCTCTCAAGGCAGAATCAAGACGTAAGACTTTTCGAGTCCGGCAAGGTTTTTTACCCCAAGGACATGGACCAATTGCCGAACGAAGTGAAGAAGTTCGCGGCGATTGCCACCGGAAAGAGGGCACCCGAGATATGGGACGGGGAGAAATTCGACTTCTTTGACATAAAAAGCGTGCTTGAAAGGAGCCTGGAGGTCCTTTCGGTGGATTCAAGGATAGAGTTTGAGTCCGTTTCCCCCGATCATGGATTCCTTTGGCCCGGAAAATCTTCAGCCGTGCTGGTTGACGGAAACGTTCTGGGGATGGTAGGGGAGCTGCATCCCCATCTTCTGGAAAAACTCGAGATAAGCGAAAGCGTGTACGTGCTTGAACTCGACCTGTCACTTCTCTCGATTGTTTACACGAGTTTCGAGAGGAAATTCTCCCCCCTTCCCAAATTCCCCTCTCTTCGTCGCGACATAGCGCTTGTGGTCGATGATACGGTTCCGGTACGGGAAATTCTTTCGGTTATAAAAAAGGCGGATTCCGGTATAATAGAAAACGCTTGGGTGTTTGATGTTTACAAGGGAGATTCCCTTGAGGAAGGAAAAAAGAGTGTTGCGCTTTCCTTGATTCTTCGAAACAGGGAAAGGACCCTTACCGACGAGGATGCTAACAGGGTTCAGCAGGATGTTCTTAAGAGTTTGGAAAAAACAATAGGGGCCGAATTGCGTTCGATTTAA
- a CDS encoding integration host factor subunit alpha, protein MTKKDLAGVLYEEVGFSRRESAEIVNFFFDLMREKLIAGEEVKLPGFGTFRVTRRKSRIGRNPSTGEEVDIPSRLTVVFKPSRFLRKEIDQKRED, encoded by the coding sequence ATGACAAAGAAGGATCTGGCAGGCGTTTTATACGAGGAAGTAGGGTTTTCGAGAAGGGAATCCGCTGAGATAGTAAATTTTTTTTTCGACTTGATGAGAGAGAAGCTTATAGCCGGTGAAGAGGTGAAACTCCCTGGGTTCGGAACCTTCAGGGTCACGAGAAGGAAATCCCGGATAGGAAGAAACCCTTCCACTGGAGAGGAAGTAGACATACCTTCCCGCCTCACGGTCGTTTTCAAGCCGAGCAGGTTTCTCAGGAAAGAGATTGACCAGAAACGGGAGGATTAA
- a CDS encoding DUF502 domain-containing protein, which yields MTRNGRIKIPDSKPPQSSFFKQSFIAGILIIVPFGVTIFILYKLIKWMLFFFSTGPAGILRHFIDVPPYVFQGLSFLIGIVATLLLIIFLGAVTRNFVGRRIILFGESLISKIPLARAFYVSVKQVVQTLFFTSQMQSMSRVVLVEYPRKGIHAIAFVTGVTQAGRSHNVTDHNLVSLFVPTTPNPTSGIYIMVPEEDLQELDISVEDAFRLIVSAGISQSDSDVSGQDKKNG from the coding sequence TTGACCAGAAACGGGAGGATTAAAATACCGGACTCAAAACCCCCTCAATCTTCTTTTTTCAAGCAGAGTTTTATTGCCGGCATCCTGATTATCGTCCCTTTCGGGGTGACCATTTTCATCCTCTACAAGCTGATAAAGTGGATGCTTTTCTTTTTCAGCACTGGCCCTGCCGGGATACTACGCCACTTCATAGACGTCCCGCCCTACGTGTTTCAGGGACTCTCTTTTCTCATAGGAATCGTCGCCACACTGCTGCTGATCATTTTCCTAGGGGCTGTGACCAGGAACTTCGTTGGCAGGAGGATCATTCTGTTCGGCGAGTCTCTTATCTCGAAGATTCCGCTTGCGAGAGCTTTCTACGTGAGCGTGAAGCAGGTCGTGCAGACGCTTTTTTTCACCTCCCAGATGCAGAGCATGAGTAGGGTCGTGCTGGTCGAGTACCCGAGAAAAGGGATTCATGCCATAGCTTTCGTAACGGGAGTTACGCAGGCCGGGAGGAGCCATAACGTGACGGACCATAATCTTGTCAGCCTGTTTGTCCCCACGACGCCGAATCCGACAAGCGGCATTTACATTATGGTTCCGGAAGAGGACCTGCAGGAACTGGATATTTCCGTGGAAGACGCGTTTCGGCTTATAGTTTCCGCCGGGATCTCTCAAAGCGACTCCGATGTTTCTGGCCAAGATAAGAAAAACGGTTGA
- the tilS gene encoding tRNA lysidine(34) synthetase TilS, whose translation MFLAKIRKTVDSFGMIAPGDVIVAGVSGGPDSMALLFALWDLREFYPGTDVIVSHVNHGLRGAESDEDAEFVREAAQRLSFPFECVRVDTEGFRKKRGLSLEDAARELRYGFFNDVLTKHSAQKIATAHTLNDQAETVIMRLIRGSGSQGLAGIRPLVGNIIRPLINVTKYEAMEYLQSKGEPWREDSTNSSDEFLRNRVRNELIPLLESYNPAVEQVLSRVAAVCAAEADFISAEAEKRFRGIARVVAGGVLGDTEKLLREPPAIRFSVMRKSILAVKGDLNSVSAKHLFSIDEVLRSSEPSAEINLPGGVVFHAGHGVFFFTREERFREFPQTEIKNHGTHRISRDLEVAIELTDDASLWGAADVGHFAPEKVGFPVTLRSFSEGDRFVPLGMKGVKKLKDFFIDEKIPRFLRKKVPVFETRDGIIWLGGLRMDNRFKADETKGPWLRIRIRGSSQKLLDLAKSLRAS comes from the coding sequence ATGTTTCTGGCCAAGATAAGAAAAACGGTTGATTCCTTCGGGATGATCGCTCCCGGGGACGTGATCGTCGCGGGAGTGTCCGGGGGACCAGACTCCATGGCCCTTCTCTTTGCCCTTTGGGACCTGCGGGAGTTTTATCCGGGCACAGATGTGATCGTTTCCCACGTCAATCACGGGCTAAGGGGCGCCGAATCGGATGAGGACGCCGAGTTCGTCAGGGAAGCGGCCCAGCGACTCAGCTTTCCGTTTGAGTGCGTGCGGGTAGACACAGAGGGCTTCAGAAAAAAACGCGGACTTTCACTTGAGGACGCCGCCAGGGAGCTTCGCTACGGCTTTTTCAACGATGTTCTGACGAAGCATTCTGCCCAGAAGATCGCCACGGCGCACACGCTTAACGACCAGGCTGAGACGGTCATAATGAGGCTCATAAGGGGAAGCGGTTCCCAAGGGCTTGCCGGGATAAGACCCTTAGTCGGTAACATAATACGTCCGCTCATAAACGTCACCAAGTATGAAGCCATGGAGTACCTCCAGTCAAAAGGAGAGCCCTGGAGGGAGGATTCTACCAACAGTTCGGACGAATTTTTGAGAAACAGGGTAAGAAACGAACTTATTCCCCTGCTTGAGAGCTATAATCCTGCCGTCGAGCAGGTTCTCTCCCGTGTGGCGGCGGTCTGCGCCGCGGAAGCGGATTTCATTTCGGCCGAAGCCGAGAAAAGATTTCGGGGAATTGCTCGCGTTGTGGCAGGAGGCGTGCTCGGAGACACGGAAAAACTTCTTCGCGAGCCCCCGGCGATCAGGTTCTCGGTAATGAGAAAATCGATTCTGGCCGTAAAGGGGGACCTGAACTCGGTTTCCGCAAAGCATCTTTTCTCGATTGACGAGGTGCTGCGTTCCAGTGAGCCCTCTGCTGAGATAAACCTTCCCGGCGGAGTCGTTTTTCACGCGGGGCACGGGGTTTTCTTTTTCACGCGCGAGGAGAGATTCCGCGAGTTCCCGCAAACCGAGATAAAAAACCACGGTACCCACAGGATCTCCCGGGATCTTGAGGTCGCTATTGAGCTTACGGATGACGCCTCTCTCTGGGGCGCGGCCGACGTCGGGCACTTCGCGCCCGAGAAAGTCGGTTTTCCCGTAACGCTCAGGAGCTTTTCCGAAGGAGACAGGTTCGTTCCGCTCGGAATGAAGGGGGTCAAGAAGCTCAAGGATTTCTTCATTGACGAGAAAATACCTAGATTTCTTAGAAAAAAAGTGCCGGTTTTCGAAACCCGCGATGGAATAATCTGGCTGGGCGGTTTAAGAATGGATAACAGGTTCAAGGCGGATGAAACGAAGGGTCCGTGGCTCAGGATAAGAATTCGCGGTTCTTCGCAGAAGCTGCTTGACCTTGCGAAGAGTCTCCGGGCCTCCTAG